A part of Roseitalea porphyridii genomic DNA contains:
- a CDS encoding DoxX family protein, with protein sequence MTDHGISSQRSNWKSYTLWAAQVLTAFAFFAAGMAKIAGAERMVTLFNEIGAGQWLRYTTGVLEMTGAILILIPSRAWLGGLLLSCIMVGAIYVHLAVVGGSFLPAPVLLVLSAWIAYERRPAIRA encoded by the coding sequence ATGACCGATCATGGAATATCTAGTCAACGTTCAAACTGGAAGAGCTACACGCTATGGGCAGCGCAAGTCCTGACGGCCTTTGCCTTCTTTGCCGCAGGCATGGCGAAGATCGCTGGTGCAGAGCGGATGGTCACGCTCTTCAACGAGATCGGCGCTGGCCAATGGTTGCGTTACACCACGGGCGTATTGGAGATGACCGGTGCGATCCTGATCCTCATACCGTCCCGCGCTTGGCTTGGCGGCTTGCTCTTGTCCTGCATCATGGTCGGGGCGATCTACGTCCACCTTGCTGTTGTCGGCGGTTCTTTCCTACCCGCACCGGTCCTATTGGTGCTCTCCGCATGGATCGCTTACGAGCGGCGACCGGCTATACGCGCCTAG
- the acsA gene encoding acetate--CoA ligase, with amino-acid sequence MEEIITKGRQERAGAAMADPDATRAAFSWDDAQALLDGLPGGALNIGYEAIDRHVEHGYGDQVAMRWIGKDDSRRALTYADMAALSSRFANVLRDHGIERGDSLFALMGRVPELYAAAIGALKAGMVFTPLFSAFGPEPIRTRMEIGEANVLLTTAALYKRKIAPWRDEIPSLKLVLIADADEAPEGCVALGPALDSASDKFEVVHTRPEDTALIHFTSGTTGKPKGAVHVHQAVVYHAHSGRYALELKPGAVYWCTADPGWVTGTSYGIIAPFVHRVTMIVDEAEFDLERWYGIVRDEKVEIWYSAPTAIRMMMRAGAEAAAPYDFSSLQFLASVGEPLNPEAVIWSNEVFGRPFHDNWWQTETGGIIIANTRAMDIRPGSMGKPLPGIEAAIIDREDGAVRPCAPGEIGELALRPGWPSMMRAYLHEQARYDKAFAGGWYFSGDLAMADKDGYFWFVGRADDLIKSSGHLIGPFEVESALIEHNAVAEAGVIGVPDETAGELVKAYVTLNPGFEPSEDLERAIRGHARKKLGPAVAPRAIVFRNTLPKTRSGKIMRRLLKARELGLPEGDISTLETDET; translated from the coding sequence ATGGAGGAGATCATCACCAAGGGCCGCCAGGAGCGGGCGGGCGCGGCCATGGCCGACCCGGACGCGACACGCGCGGCGTTTTCCTGGGACGACGCACAAGCGCTGCTCGATGGCCTGCCGGGCGGCGCGTTAAACATCGGCTATGAGGCCATCGATCGTCACGTTGAGCACGGCTATGGCGATCAGGTCGCCATGCGCTGGATCGGCAAGGATGACAGCCGGCGCGCGCTGACCTATGCCGACATGGCGGCTTTGTCGTCGCGCTTTGCCAACGTGCTCCGGGATCACGGCATCGAGCGTGGGGACAGCCTGTTTGCGCTGATGGGCCGGGTCCCCGAACTCTACGCGGCGGCAATCGGCGCGCTGAAGGCGGGCATGGTGTTCACGCCGCTGTTCTCCGCCTTCGGGCCCGAGCCGATCCGCACGCGCATGGAGATCGGCGAAGCCAACGTGCTTCTGACGACCGCCGCGCTCTACAAGCGCAAGATCGCGCCATGGCGCGACGAAATTCCCTCGCTGAAGCTGGTGCTGATTGCCGACGCGGACGAGGCGCCGGAAGGGTGCGTGGCGCTGGGCCCGGCCCTGGATTCGGCCTCGGACAAATTCGAGGTGGTCCACACGCGGCCCGAGGACACCGCGCTGATCCATTTCACCTCGGGCACGACCGGCAAGCCCAAGGGCGCCGTCCACGTCCACCAGGCCGTGGTCTATCACGCCCATTCCGGCCGCTACGCGCTCGAACTCAAGCCGGGTGCGGTCTACTGGTGCACGGCCGATCCGGGCTGGGTGACGGGCACATCCTATGGCATCATCGCGCCGTTCGTGCATCGGGTGACGATGATCGTCGACGAGGCCGAGTTCGATCTGGAGCGCTGGTACGGCATAGTCCGGGACGAGAAGGTCGAGATCTGGTATTCCGCGCCGACCGCGATCCGGATGATGATGCGCGCCGGCGCCGAGGCGGCCGCACCCTACGACTTCTCCTCGCTGCAATTCCTGGCCAGCGTTGGCGAGCCGCTCAATCCCGAGGCCGTCATCTGGAGCAACGAGGTGTTCGGCCGGCCCTTCCACGACAATTGGTGGCAGACCGAAACCGGCGGCATCATCATCGCCAACACGCGCGCCATGGACATCCGGCCCGGCTCGATGGGCAAACCGCTGCCGGGCATCGAGGCGGCCATCATCGACCGCGAGGACGGCGCGGTGCGGCCTTGCGCCCCTGGCGAAATCGGCGAACTGGCGCTGCGCCCGGGCTGGCCGTCCATGATGCGCGCCTACCTTCACGAGCAGGCGCGTTACGACAAGGCGTTCGCCGGCGGCTGGTACTTTTCGGGCGATCTCGCCATGGCCGACAAGGACGGCTATTTCTGGTTCGTCGGGCGCGCCGACGATCTGATCAAGTCGTCCGGCCATCTGATCGGCCCGTTCGAGGTGGAAAGCGCGCTGATCGAGCACAACGCTGTCGCCGAGGCCGGCGTGATCGGCGTGCCCGACGAGACCGCCGGGGAATTGGTCAAGGCCTATGTCACGCTCAACCCGGGCTTCGAGCCGTCTGAGGACCTGGAGCGCGCCATCCGCGGCCATGCCCGCAAGAAGCTTGGGCCTGCCGTCGCCCCGCGCGCGATCGTCTTCCGCAACACGCTGCCCAAGACCCGCTCGGGCAAGATCATGCGGCGGCTCCTGAAGGCACGCGAACTGGGCCTGCCCGAGGGCGATATCTCGACACTGGAGACCGACGAGACATGA
- a CDS encoding F0F1 ATP synthase subunit epsilon — MLNQPVSRIVAEGPDGAFGMLPLHVDFVTQLVPGILVYEDRQGREHYAGINSGTLVKCGAEVLVSTRGAVLSDDLERLRRRVAAEFRQTDETERAARAALARLEAQMVRRFRELDLPS; from the coding sequence ATGCTGAACCAGCCGGTCAGCCGCATCGTGGCCGAGGGTCCGGACGGGGCCTTCGGCATGCTGCCCCTACATGTCGACTTCGTCACGCAGCTCGTTCCCGGAATCCTCGTCTACGAGGATCGACAGGGCCGTGAGCACTATGCCGGGATCAATTCAGGCACGCTGGTCAAATGCGGCGCGGAAGTGCTGGTCTCGACGCGTGGCGCCGTGCTCAGCGACGATCTAGAAAGACTGCGGCGGCGCGTCGCCGCCGAATTCAGGCAGACCGATGAAACCGAACGGGCCGCACGAGCAGCTCTGGCGCGCCTGGAAGCCCAGATGGTGCGCCGGTTCCGCGAACTGGATTTGCCCTCATGA
- the atpD gene encoding F0F1 ATP synthase subunit beta gives MTGDQIGHIVSLQGGIADIRFSDAVPEIGSRLVTLSEPAMTIEVSSLPGADTARGLVLDPAPELRLGLGVRDTGGPLTVPVGGELLGRMLNIFGETIDGKAPLEDLPRRSIRGHKVPLAHRRVEGEMFHTGIKAIDLLSPLERGGKAGLFGGAGVGKTVLITEMIHNMVAEYEGISLFCGIGERCREAEELYREMHQAGVLDRTVMVFGQMNESPGIRFRVGHAALTMAEYFRDDQRQNVLVLIDNIFRFVQAGSEVSGLLGRIPSRVGYQPTLGTELAELEERICSTDRGTMTSIQAVYVPADDFTDPAATHTFSHLSASIVLSRKKASEGLYPAIDPLKSFSKILTPGAVSDRHYRVARAVRNTLAEYEDMKDIIAMLGLEELSEKDRATVRRARRLERFLTQPFFSTGQMTGQAGRFVDLEDTLTSCERILADELAGREEGAFYMIGSVEELEHNGKALGDAAQDRDS, from the coding sequence TTGACCGGCGACCAGATCGGCCACATCGTTTCCCTTCAGGGCGGTATCGCCGACATCCGCTTCTCGGACGCGGTACCGGAAATCGGCTCCCGGCTGGTCACCCTGTCAGAGCCGGCGATGACGATCGAGGTTTCCAGCCTTCCGGGCGCCGACACCGCGCGCGGTCTGGTTCTCGATCCAGCGCCGGAGTTGCGTCTGGGGCTTGGCGTGCGCGACACAGGCGGGCCGCTGACCGTGCCTGTGGGGGGAGAGTTGCTCGGCCGCATGCTGAACATCTTCGGCGAGACGATCGACGGCAAGGCACCACTCGAAGACCTCCCGCGCCGCTCGATCCGTGGCCACAAGGTTCCGCTGGCCCACCGGCGCGTCGAAGGGGAGATGTTCCATACCGGCATCAAGGCCATCGACCTGCTGAGCCCGCTCGAAAGGGGCGGCAAGGCGGGCCTGTTCGGTGGCGCCGGTGTTGGCAAGACCGTTCTGATTACCGAGATGATTCACAACATGGTCGCCGAATATGAGGGAATCAGCCTGTTCTGCGGCATCGGCGAACGCTGCCGCGAGGCAGAAGAGCTCTATCGCGAAATGCATCAGGCCGGCGTTCTTGACCGAACCGTCATGGTGTTTGGGCAGATGAACGAAAGCCCCGGCATTCGTTTCCGGGTCGGGCACGCCGCGCTGACCATGGCCGAGTATTTCCGTGACGACCAACGACAGAACGTGCTGGTGCTGATCGACAACATCTTTCGCTTCGTCCAGGCCGGCTCAGAGGTCTCTGGCCTTCTGGGCCGTATTCCGTCACGCGTCGGCTACCAGCCAACGCTCGGCACCGAGCTTGCCGAACTCGAAGAACGCATCTGCTCCACCGACCGCGGCACGATGACGTCCATCCAGGCCGTCTACGTACCCGCCGACGACTTCACCGATCCGGCCGCCACGCATACCTTCTCGCACCTTTCGGCCTCAATCGTGCTGTCGCGCAAGAAGGCCTCCGAAGGGCTCTACCCGGCGATCGACCCGCTCAAGTCCTTCTCCAAGATCCTGACCCCGGGCGCGGTCAGCGATCGCCACTACCGGGTCGCGCGCGCGGTACGCAACACGCTCGCCGAATATGAGGACATGAAGGACATCATCGCGATGCTGGGGCTCGAGGAACTGTCCGAAAAGGACCGGGCGACGGTCCGGCGCGCGCGGCGTCTAGAACGGTTCCTGACCCAGCCCTTCTTCTCGACCGGACAGATGACGGGGCAAGCGGGCCGGTTCGTCGATCTGGAGGACACGCTGACGTCGTGCGAGCGGATACTCGCCGACGAGCTGGCGGGCCGTGAGGAAGGCGCTTTTTACATGATCGGTTCGGTCGAAGAACTGGAACACAACGGGAAGGCACTCGGCGATGCGGCTCAAGATCGTGACTCCTGA
- a CDS encoding F0F1 ATP synthase subunit A has product MDISPDQWILLEWRDWRLNATIVFTWAIMALLVLGSWSITARLSEGETVSRWQVMLEVIVSGIRDQIADVGAHEPARYLPFIGTLFLFIATANLLTIIPGYQPPTGSLSTTAALAVCVLIAVPVFTIAQRGLGAYLRNYIQPTPLMLPFNLIGEFSRTLALAIRLYGNVMSGTIIVGILIAVAPFFFPVMMQLLGLLTGLIQAYIFAVLAMVYIASATRTRQRNEDGGRATSGEKTETEQER; this is encoded by the coding sequence ATGGATATCAGTCCCGACCAATGGATCCTCTTGGAATGGCGCGACTGGCGGCTCAACGCCACAATCGTCTTCACTTGGGCCATTATGGCGTTGCTGGTCCTAGGCTCATGGTCGATCACTGCGCGCCTTTCGGAGGGCGAGACCGTCTCGCGCTGGCAGGTCATGCTCGAGGTCATCGTTTCGGGCATCCGCGACCAGATCGCCGATGTCGGTGCACACGAGCCGGCGCGCTATCTGCCGTTCATCGGGACTCTGTTCCTGTTCATCGCCACGGCCAACCTGCTGACGATCATCCCCGGCTACCAGCCTCCGACCGGCTCGCTGTCGACGACCGCCGCGCTAGCCGTTTGCGTGCTGATCGCCGTGCCGGTCTTCACCATCGCCCAGCGCGGCCTGGGCGCCTATCTGCGCAACTACATCCAGCCAACGCCTTTGATGCTGCCGTTCAACCTGATCGGGGAGTTCTCGAGGACATTGGCGCTGGCCATCCGTCTTTATGGCAATGTGATGAGCGGGACGATCATCGTCGGCATACTCATTGCCGTCGCGCCGTTCTTCTTTCCGGTGATGATGCAGCTTCTGGGGCTGCTGACCGGGTTGATCCAGGCCTACATCTTCGCCGTGCTGGCCATGGTCTACATCGCCTCGGCCACCCGCACGCGTCAGCGGAACGAGGATGGCGGACGGGCGACCAGCGGCGAAAAAACCGAAACGGAACAGGAGAGATGA
- a CDS encoding AtpZ/AtpI family protein produces the protein MTTNEDDNTDRDEATQIAHKARRKQRAERAHSESPWFGLGLFGLVGWAVAVPTVAGIALGLWLDGRIASDTSWTLVCLFAGVALGCLNAWFWVQRESRDD, from the coding sequence ATGACGACGAACGAAGACGACAACACCGACCGGGACGAAGCCACCCAGATCGCCCACAAGGCTCGGCGCAAGCAAAGGGCGGAACGCGCGCATTCGGAAAGCCCATGGTTCGGCCTTGGTCTGTTCGGGCTTGTCGGCTGGGCGGTGGCGGTGCCGACGGTGGCCGGCATCGCGCTGGGGCTTTGGCTCGACGGGCGCATCGCCTCAGACACCTCGTGGACGCTGGTCTGCCTGTTCGCCGGCGTCGCACTGGGCTGTCTGAACGCCTGGTTCTGGGTGCAGCGGGAGAGTCGCGATGATTGA
- a CDS encoding efflux RND transporter periplasmic adaptor subunit produces the protein MHNAKLTITALATLALAGCWDEEVATPKREPRVVRVAVAEEAEAVRTRAFPAVLQPPEVTTLAFDVGGRLGAIDLRIGQDVREGDALATVEAEGATLRLQQAEAALAEAETAAVNARTEAERQTVLFERDVVAAAARDRAVTQAEQAEARVSQAMRNLELLSETLEDTTLRAPFDGVIDGITVQAFGTVQPGQTVLTLYEDTGFQATILVSFEVVSALEIGQELTVVPSDGDATPLAATLTEIGRRAASVSSFPVVVTLDEARPDLRSGMAAEVLFDLPVPEAQDGIELPLSAVALGRDVGLDETPRRAQMFVARPIEDDRAELALVDVTVAAVAGSAVYVTDGLAPGELVVTAGVSFLDPGQIVRLPDMEPDNLAEVLK, from the coding sequence ATGCACAATGCCAAACTCACGATAACGGCCCTGGCCACCTTGGCGCTTGCCGGGTGTTGGGATGAGGAAGTCGCCACACCCAAACGCGAGCCGCGCGTGGTGCGCGTGGCCGTGGCCGAAGAGGCAGAGGCGGTTCGCACCCGTGCATTTCCCGCGGTGTTGCAACCCCCAGAGGTCACAACATTGGCCTTTGATGTCGGCGGGCGCCTGGGTGCGATCGACTTGCGCATCGGTCAAGATGTGCGGGAGGGCGATGCTCTGGCGACGGTCGAGGCCGAAGGCGCCACGTTGCGATTGCAACAGGCCGAGGCCGCCTTGGCCGAAGCGGAAACCGCCGCCGTGAATGCGCGCACGGAAGCCGAGCGCCAGACGGTGCTCTTTGAGCGAGACGTCGTGGCGGCAGCGGCGCGTGATCGCGCGGTGACCCAGGCCGAGCAGGCCGAGGCCCGCGTGTCTCAGGCGATGCGAAACCTGGAGCTCCTCAGCGAAACACTGGAAGACACGACGCTACGCGCACCGTTCGACGGGGTCATCGACGGAATCACCGTTCAAGCCTTCGGAACGGTACAGCCTGGCCAGACCGTGCTGACGCTCTACGAGGACACCGGGTTCCAAGCCACGATCCTCGTCTCGTTCGAGGTGGTCAGTGCGCTCGAAATTGGCCAGGAACTGACGGTCGTACCATCGGATGGCGACGCGACGCCACTGGCGGCCACGCTGACCGAGATCGGACGCCGGGCCGCTTCGGTGTCGTCCTTTCCCGTGGTTGTGACGCTGGACGAGGCGCGGCCAGACCTTCGGTCAGGTATGGCGGCGGAAGTGCTGTTCGATCTGCCAGTGCCGGAGGCGCAAGATGGGATCGAACTGCCGCTGTCCGCTGTGGCACTCGGGCGCGACGTCGGTCTGGACGAGACCCCGCGCCGTGCGCAGATGTTCGTGGCAAGACCCATCGAGGATGACAGGGCAGAGCTCGCTCTGGTCGACGTGACGGTCGCTGCCGTCGCCGGCTCCGCGGTGTATGTGACCGACGGATTGGCGCCCGGCGAGCTGGTCGTGACTGCCGGCGTGTCGTTTCTCGATCCCGGTCAGATCGTTCGCCTGCCCGATATGGAACCGGACAACCTCGCGGAAGTCCTCAAATGA
- a CDS encoding acyl carrier protein, whose translation MKPQEIRAAYLEELNRVAPDIDPETVSDNDHIQDDLELDSMDVLNLVTALHTRFGIEIPESDYPQIATLALAVTYMGKAA comes from the coding sequence ATGAAACCGCAGGAAATCCGTGCCGCCTACCTTGAAGAATTGAACAGGGTCGCGCCCGACATCGATCCCGAAACTGTATCGGACAATGATCACATTCAGGACGATCTGGAACTCGATTCCATGGACGTGCTCAATCTGGTGACCGCGCTACACACCCGTTTCGGCATCGAAATCCCCGAAAGCGACTATCCGCAGATCGCTACCCTGGCGCTCGCGGTCACCTATATGGGCAAGGCGGCGTAA
- the pdhA gene encoding pyruvate dehydrogenase (acetyl-transferring) E1 component subunit alpha → MSVIDKPRLDHAHMLSLLESMIRIRRFEDKCAELYTQKKIRGFLHLYDGEEAIATGTIPVLKSEDRIVATYREHGHALVRGVPMTTVMAEMFGKAEGCSGGRGGSMHLFDSATNFYGGNAIVGGGLPLAGGLALADRMLGTSNVTACFFGEGAVAEGEFHETLNLAKLWNLPVLFVCENNGYAMGSALARTEAETDIHAKAAAYGIEAEVVDGMDVVAVEAAARRAIARIRETGAPVFLECRTYRFRAHSMFDAQLYRQKEEIEAWRPKGPIVRFQTWLQANHLIDEAEIGQIEQRVDAEIAEAVTFAENGTWEPVADLETHVLGEQPAPPAPVAPSGETVAMTYREAVRQAIMDAMIRDERVFLMGEDVGAYGGCYAVSKGLMAEFGEERIRDTPLSESGFTGAGIGAAAAGMRPIVELMTVNFSLLALDQILNTAATMRHMSGGQFGVPLVIRMATGAGKQLAAQHSHSLEGWYAHIPGLKVLAPGTVEDARGMLWTALEDPDPVLIFENVMLYNREEQIHANAGPVDISRAMVRRKGSDISLITYGGSLHKAMEAAEQLVGEGIEAEVIDLRSLRPLDDETIIASVAKTRRALIIDEGWRTGSLAAEISARIMEQGFWHLDAPVGRVCSVEVPIPYPKHLEDAAIPQVPSIVAGARAVLGR, encoded by the coding sequence ATGAGCGTCATCGACAAGCCGCGCCTTGACCATGCGCACATGCTCTCGCTGCTCGAGAGCATGATCCGCATCCGCCGCTTCGAGGACAAGTGCGCCGAACTCTACACGCAAAAGAAGATTCGCGGCTTCCTGCACCTTTACGACGGCGAGGAAGCGATCGCGACCGGCACCATTCCGGTGCTCAAATCCGAGGACCGGATCGTCGCCACCTACCGGGAGCACGGCCATGCGCTGGTCCGTGGCGTGCCGATGACCACGGTCATGGCGGAGATGTTCGGCAAGGCCGAAGGCTGTTCGGGCGGGCGCGGCGGCTCGATGCACCTGTTCGACAGCGCCACCAACTTCTATGGCGGCAATGCCATCGTCGGCGGCGGGCTGCCGCTCGCCGGCGGTCTGGCGCTGGCCGACCGGATGCTGGGCACCTCCAACGTCACCGCCTGCTTCTTCGGCGAGGGCGCGGTCGCCGAGGGCGAATTCCACGAGACGCTGAACCTTGCCAAGCTCTGGAACCTGCCGGTCCTGTTCGTGTGCGAGAACAATGGCTATGCGATGGGCTCGGCGCTCGCACGAACCGAGGCCGAGACCGACATCCACGCAAAGGCCGCCGCCTATGGCATCGAGGCCGAAGTGGTCGACGGCATGGATGTGGTCGCCGTCGAGGCGGCGGCGCGGCGGGCCATCGCGCGAATCCGTGAGACAGGGGCGCCGGTGTTCCTGGAGTGCCGGACATATCGCTTCCGCGCCCATTCGATGTTCGACGCCCAGCTCTACCGGCAGAAGGAAGAGATCGAGGCTTGGCGCCCGAAGGGTCCGATCGTGCGCTTCCAGACCTGGCTGCAGGCCAACCACCTCATCGACGAAGCGGAGATCGGGCAGATCGAGCAGCGCGTCGATGCCGAGATCGCCGAGGCGGTGACATTTGCCGAAAACGGCACGTGGGAGCCGGTCGCCGATCTCGAGACGCACGTTCTGGGCGAACAGCCCGCGCCGCCCGCCCCGGTCGCGCCCTCGGGCGAAACGGTCGCCATGACCTATCGGGAGGCGGTCCGACAGGCGATCATGGACGCGATGATCCGCGACGAACGGGTCTTCCTGATGGGCGAGGATGTCGGCGCCTATGGCGGCTGCTACGCGGTCTCCAAGGGCCTGATGGCCGAATTCGGCGAAGAGCGCATCCGCGATACGCCGCTTTCGGAATCGGGCTTCACCGGCGCGGGGATCGGCGCGGCGGCGGCCGGCATGCGCCCCATCGTCGAACTGATGACCGTCAATTTCAGCCTGCTGGCGCTCGACCAAATCCTCAACACGGCGGCGACCATGCGGCACATGTCGGGCGGCCAGTTCGGCGTGCCGCTGGTCATCCGCATGGCGACCGGGGCGGGCAAGCAGCTTGCCGCGCAGCATTCGCATTCGCTCGAGGGCTGGTACGCGCACATTCCGGGGCTGAAGGTCCTCGCGCCGGGCACGGTCGAGGACGCGCGCGGCATGCTCTGGACCGCGCTCGAAGACCCCGATCCCGTTCTGATCTTCGAAAACGTTATGCTCTACAACCGCGAGGAACAGATCCACGCTAACGCCGGGCCGGTGGACATCTCAAGGGCCATGGTTCGACGCAAGGGCAGCGATATCTCGCTCATCACCTATGGCGGCAGCCTGCACAAGGCGATGGAAGCGGCCGAACAGCTCGTCGGCGAGGGCATCGAGGCCGAGGTGATCGATCTGCGCTCCCTGCGCCCGCTCGATGACGAGACGATCATTGCTTCGGTGGCCAAGACCCGCCGGGCGCTGATTATCGATGAGGGCTGGCGCACCGGCTCGCTCGCCGCCGAGATTTCGGCGCGGATCATGGAGCAGGGTTTCTGGCATCTTGACGCGCCGGTCGGCCGGGTATGTTCGGTTGAGGTGCCGATCCCCTATCCGAAGCATCTCGAGGATGCTGCGATCCCGCAGGTGCCGTCGATCGTGGCGGGCGCCAGAGCCGTGCTGGGGCGTTGA
- a CDS encoding dihydrolipoamide acetyltransferase family protein, translated as MGVFAMPSLGADMDAGTLVEWMIKPGDEVRRGDVVAVVETQKGAIEIETFEAGTVRELTADIGQKLPVGAPLAVILAEGEEAHEVAAPEPEVAEAAAPTAPSPPAKPEPPKARPVPAAAPPPGGVAASPAARKRAGELGLKLQDIAGSGPGGAVLLEDVDRAGAARPAQGPAETEKPSPTPEAAEKPSPMAEMRKAIAAAMSRSKREIPHFYVSQTIDLQPATAWLEATNAGRKPADRLLMGALFVRAGALAAAQVPTVNGHFTDIGFVNSESVHAGVAIALRGGGLVAPALFDAETKSLDAIMADMRDLVTRARAGRLRGSEMIKGTITISALGEIGAEAMTGVIFPPQVALVGIGAPQRRPFVVDEKVVPRETVTVVLSVDHRVCDGRQAAKFLAVFDELMQSPEAL; from the coding sequence ATGGGCGTTTTCGCCATGCCGTCGCTCGGCGCCGACATGGACGCCGGTACGCTTGTCGAATGGATGATCAAGCCGGGCGACGAGGTCAGGCGCGGCGATGTGGTCGCCGTGGTCGAGACGCAAAAGGGCGCCATCGAGATCGAGACGTTCGAGGCCGGCACGGTGCGCGAGCTGACCGCGGACATCGGCCAGAAGCTGCCGGTCGGCGCGCCGCTCGCGGTGATCCTCGCCGAGGGCGAGGAGGCGCACGAGGTCGCTGCGCCGGAACCGGAAGTGGCCGAAGCCGCTGCGCCCACCGCGCCTTCGCCGCCAGCCAAGCCGGAACCACCAAAGGCGCGGCCCGTGCCAGCGGCCGCTCCGCCGCCGGGCGGGGTCGCAGCCTCTCCGGCCGCGCGCAAGCGGGCGGGCGAACTCGGTTTGAAGCTTCAGGACATCGCCGGGTCCGGCCCTGGCGGCGCGGTCCTGCTTGAGGATGTCGATCGGGCGGGCGCCGCCAGACCCGCGCAAGGACCTGCCGAAACCGAAAAGCCTTCGCCTACGCCGGAAGCTGCGGAAAAGCCATCGCCCATGGCCGAAATGCGCAAGGCGATCGCCGCCGCCATGAGCCGGTCCAAGCGCGAAATTCCGCACTTCTATGTCAGCCAGACGATCGACCTTCAGCCGGCGACAGCGTGGCTGGAGGCCACCAATGCCGGACGGAAACCCGCAGACCGGCTCCTAATGGGCGCGTTGTTCGTGCGGGCGGGCGCGCTTGCCGCCGCGCAAGTGCCGACGGTGAACGGCCATTTCACCGACATTGGATTTGTGAACTCCGAGTCGGTCCATGCTGGCGTTGCGATTGCGCTTCGTGGCGGCGGACTCGTCGCGCCGGCCCTGTTCGACGCCGAGACTAAATCGCTCGACGCGATCATGGCCGACATGCGCGATCTGGTCACACGTGCCCGGGCCGGTCGCTTGCGCGGCTCGGAAATGATCAAGGGCACGATCACCATTTCGGCGCTGGGCGAAATCGGCGCGGAAGCCATGACGGGCGTGATCTTTCCGCCGCAGGTCGCCCTTGTCGGCATCGGCGCGCCGCAGCGACGGCCCTTTGTGGTCGACGAGAAGGTCGTGCCGCGCGAAACGGTCACCGTGGTCCTATCGGTCGATCATCGCGTGTGCGACGGACGCCAGGCTGCGAAGTTCCTGGCGGTGTTCGATGAACTGATGCAATCGCCGGAGGCGCTATGA
- a CDS encoding ATP synthase subunit I has protein sequence MIEDAQSVATLALALAGGAVVGALHARLLWLSVNQLIHDGRIWVFAAGALGRLALIVVATAWFLNVADGRLIDLAVAVVGFVTARIAATRLVKRGFEGR, from the coding sequence ATGATTGAAGACGCCCAGTCTGTTGCGACCCTGGCGCTCGCCCTGGCGGGCGGTGCCGTTGTTGGCGCGCTTCATGCCCGCCTGCTCTGGCTCTCGGTCAACCAACTCATTCATGACGGCAGGATCTGGGTCTTCGCCGCCGGCGCGCTCGGCCGCCTGGCATTGATTGTTGTAGCAACGGCGTGGTTCCTCAACGTCGCTGATGGCCGACTGATCGACCTGGCGGTGGCGGTTGTCGGCTTTGTTACGGCGCGGATCGCCGCGACCCGGCTGGTCAAGCGCGGGTTCGAGGGGCGCTGA
- a CDS encoding F0F1 ATP synthase subunit C: MDAATWIAIVSIVTAGLTIAIGSIGPALAEGRAASNALMAIAQQPDEANTITRTLFVSLAMIESTAIYCFVVAMILIFANPFTAAATQAATGG; this comes from the coding sequence ATGGACGCCGCCACATGGATCGCCATCGTGTCGATCGTCACCGCCGGGCTGACCATCGCCATCGGCTCGATCGGCCCGGCCCTCGCCGAGGGACGCGCCGCCTCCAACGCGCTGATGGCGATCGCCCAACAGCCCGACGAAGCAAACACCATAACCCGGACGCTGTTCGTCAGCCTGGCGATGATCGAATCGACGGCGATCTATTGTTTCGTGGTCGCGATGATCCTGATTTTCGCCAATCCCTTCACGGCCGCCGCAACACAAGCCGCCACGGGAGGTTAG